TCGATAAAAATCTCGACGTATGTTTGTATGTTTGTCGAGTGTTGATGTTTGATTACGGTTTAGTGTAACTGGGCTTCGAAGCCAACTGTTATCTCTTTACTTTGTCATATAGTTTAAGCTTTGTATCTGTTGTCTGTTTTTTTAGTAagtcttgttttgttttgtgtagACTTTGGgcttttaataaaataagattggcaaaaaaaaaaaaaggaagtaaTCTCTATCAATTTGGTAAAAATAATAGATGTAAgtaaatgtatttatttattttttcagtttCGCCTATCATTCATACTTGAATCAGGACATCAACATCGAAAGTATCGTCTGACGTAACGTGCCAtgtgtttttgttgttgcaTACATCACTCATAGCCTCATAGGTAATAGCTCAAATCGATGAACAATGTTaaacacaaaaaacaaaaataacatgCAAATTTACAGtagtttttttatgaatcaagcaATTACGCTTTAACAAGTAAACCGATTccatcatttattttgtttaataacaGTGTCATtctctatatattttattttgcacAATCAAACCACTCCATAATGCTACCAACTGAATACAAAAATGAATAATCAgcgaataaaatttaaatgtcaATTTATGATCCATATGTATCAAACCAAGATTTTGTTATCTTTTAGCTAAATTATCTAGTACAGAGGAACAGGAAAAAGCGGCGGCTTAACGGGAGGTGAGTGCGGCGGACTTTGAGCACTGACGGTGAGCTTCTCCGGTCGAGGTGGTGCACACGGACACGGCAATGCTATAAACTTCGGCGTGTTATCTCCAGGCATCAACACCGTAACGCTCAAATTCTGGTTTTTCTTCAAATCCTGTTCATAGTAGTCATGTTTAGCAAATAAAACAACGCATTGTACTAGGTTCCTaaaggttttctttttttcttttttttttttttggtcgaaagTTCCAAAAGGTTTTCTAAAATGTCTAAAATTCCCAATTCCCAATTTCCAACTTCCAATCCCAAATAAATTAGAATTTCCATCAAGATCTTAATGTTATTTCAATTACTTTTTTtagtttctaaaatatttataaatagctcatattttatatttacttagtAAGTATAATTTTCTCAAATGTCCGGATATATCTTGTAAGCGAGCTAATTTTTCTTtgctaattaataaaaaaaaagacaaaactatttaaccataattgttttttttgtatccCTCCTTGAGAACTGATGAATACAAtagagaaaaatattatttttggtaaGATTGTTTTTTCTTACTGGTAAAATCGTAATTTATCAAGCTCAAAAATTACTgtgttaatataatatttttcagaTAATATAAAAGATTCAAGAATTGGGAGAGGAGAGCTTACCGGAAAAGGGAGTCTAGGTTTGAACGGAGAGGACTCTATGTCAGCTGAGGCGGCGGAGGGATGACCGGATGCATTGGCCAAAGAACGGCGGAGAGAACGATGTTTGTCCCAATGGTAACAGCAAGAGAATATTCCAGAGAGGCTGAAAATGATTATGAGAAGCAGAGCTGTGCCTAGAGGGAATCCTAGTGACGGCCGAGAAGCGTCCATGTGCGGCGGCGAGTTTTCTTGAGTGTTCTCCATCTACGGTGGCGATATAATCAACGGTTGAGAATGTCAGAAGATTTTGCTCTCATGTGTTAGAGAGATAAACAGAGAGAAGAAATAGAGAGAGTTTGTGAGTACGGAGAGGACAGGGTACTGGGAAGCCAGACGATCTATGGAGCGTTTATTTATAaggaaaacttttatttttaatggttttagaaatttatgtatttattttacaacAGTTAAAAAGCTTTTCTCAGTACAAAAAGCAAATATGCTGTACAATAAAGTGGTCCCTTTTCTTTTCGTCGTTACTGAACTTATTCCCCTTAGTATTATAGAGAAATTTAGCCACAAGCAcgtaacaaacaaaaaaatcaacaatataACCATAACCTTCGTTAGGCTatgatatttatgtattaatttatattttgtcatttctcactttcattttttctttttaattgattctataaatttaaaaaatatttgtttgaattttttaaatacttataaaaacatagattttttttctatataaaaagttttgaattttgtaaaacgaacatatattgataaattaaatatgtacaattataataaaaaataagattttattcTATTCTATTTACAAACCTAGAAtataattggcatgtccctcgtaatatgccagattcttacggtgttcatcacaactagcacaagaagagtatattttgggagttgccatattggaaggatcttcttctgcgccacaacctcgatgtgatgcatatagagaagaatttctttgagaacatcatgaatacaatattgaatgtcccagggaagacaaaagacaacataaaatcgaggttggacttgccggatatttgctcaagaagcgagttacatattaaaagcaatggacaagttcccgttccgatattcagattatcttcagaaaaaaagtcggtgttgttcaactgggtggcatcagaagtgaagttccccgatgggtatgtttcgaatctctctagatgtcttgaaaagggtcaaaagttctccgggatgaagagtcatgattgtcatgtatttatgcaacgactactgccctttgcatttgcggagctacttccaacaaacgtacatgaagcacttgcaggtacgtagtgtattatatcacaataatttacaaaataatatatgactaacaatgtgtttaatttttttttgaatataaaaggcattggagcatttttcagggatctgagcacacgcactcttaaagaagaagttgtggaacagcttcaggagaacattctcatcttattgtgcaacttggagaagatatttcctcccggattttttgacgtcatggagcatctagctgtccacctcccatatgaggcattgcttcgtggacctgtacattacggatggatgtatcagtatgagcgagccatgaaatatttgaagggaaaagcaaagaacctcgccaaagttgaaggttctataattgctggaagtttgacggaagaagtttctcacttcacatcgtactactttgcgtcaaaagtacgtacacggagaagagctccaagaagatatgatgatggtggtgttgcgccaacatatgcagttgctggtgttccagacatctttagccagattgggcgactcggtgggaagtctaaagaggtttggtggtcgagtgaagaagacgctcatagtgcacacacctatattctactcaattgcgaagatccattgatgcgttattttgaaaggtaacatatattgacacttcgaaacacatataagtataattaattgtataattgcgagagattcattcctataaaatgtgattttacagcctatttgtttctcaagtcgaagaaacatttcctggtatatccacaagtgacgtagacaaaaggaaagatcaacacttcattaagtggttgcggaatcaggtattaactaaaacttttttttcatacattatctgtatttcattaacattctctttatttttgcaggttgattatgacgacgacgatgcagattatcctaagtggttacacgaagtaattcaatctccacttgtaaaggtcaccacatcacagatgtatttcacacgaggctatacttttcatacatataactatggtagacagcgggcgaccagtaactatggaatatgtgtgaaagagGAAAcatatttctacgggatcttgacggagattattgaagtcgaatttccagggatactgaagctgaaatgcgtcctcttcaaatgtgaatggttcaaccccgtcgtcaacagaggtgttcggtctaacaaattcggtgtagttgatgtcaacggtggacgaaggtacaacaaattcgagcctttcatcttagcttcacaagcagaccaagttagcttccttccataccctcggatgagagattcaggtataaattggttagcagtgatcaaagttacacctcgaggacgaatcatcagtggagaagaaccaccattgcaagaagaacagaaaaatgaagttgaggaacctgaacaagaaattgatgacatccttctcattgatccgcataatcacgagtacgaagatcttaccgatgatgccacagacgaagctgttgaagacgagtttaatgaaaatgatgatgtttctagtgatgacgagaatgtcgatgtatccgattgatgtatttgttttatgaataagatgagggagtttgttttatgaataagataatgtggggtttgttttatgaataaggtaatgccgggagtttgttttatgaataagcaaatgtgggaattgtggtttggaatggaaataaagatggggtttggagtatatgaagtagaaaataaggaatatggggtttggggtttcggattcaagggatttaaacataacattcgttaattccacgtaacaaaaaatcgtcgtaaaggactcgtaggtcaacgaggaaatataaaaataaagaacgcgggactcgttaattccatgtaggacaaaatcgtcgtaaataccacgtacgatgaattcgtcgtaaaaaccacgtaggatgaaatcgtcgtaaatacaacgtaagacaacgaggaaataacgacgaaacctaaaaataaagatggggtttggaatatatgaagtagaaaataaggaatatggggtttggggtttggggtttggggtttcgggtttcgggtttcgggtttttggtttcgggtttcgggtttaggggttcggggtttggagtttggggttcggggtttaggggttcggagtttggggtttcgggtttaggggttctgggtttcgggtttcgggttttggatttcgggttttgggtttcgggtttggggtttcgagtttggggtttcgggtttaggggttcgtggtttggggtttcgggtttttgatTTCGGGTTTCACGTTTCgtgtttcgggtttggggttctatggatttaaccataacactcgttaaaaataacgacgaaacttaaaattaaatatggggtttggaatatatgaagtagaaaattaaagatgggggtttgggtttcgggtttcgggtttgggctttcgggtttcgggtttgggggttggggtttggggtttcgggaatgaggtttcgggttttgggtttcggggttggggttttgggtttcgggtttcggggttgggctttcgggtttcgggtttgggggttggggtttaggaataacgacgaaacttaaaattaaatatggggtttggaatatatgaagtagaaaattaaagatgggggtttgggttttgggtttcgggtttgggctttcgggtttcgggtttgggctttcgggtttcgggtttgggggttggggtttggggtttcgggtttggggtttcgggtttcggattctagggatttaaacataacactcgttaattccacgtaggatgaaatcgtcgtaaataccacgtaagcataaatcgtcgtaaagaccacgtaaaaagatttaaacataaaacacgTTAATTCGACGTAAGCATAAATcatcgtaaatacctcgtagtgtaaaaactagaaaaaagggaaaaggatcaaaataccagaataacatctggcaagacttccagcaattataatacgtaagtctcgcccacatgaattctaatatcttatccttttcctatttttttcaaatatttataatttgaatatgattttgctgaggaatgtgatttcagataggtgtgtgatttgggagtttatgtgtggtttgagaatgagagttgtgggtatatttataggaaagcaagcctcgttaattccacgtaggcaaaatcgtcgttaatacctcgtaaacaaaaacacgggcctttgtgattcctcgcaattttctcgtaaaaaaaaacacgggcctttgtaactgctcgctatttcgtcgtaaacttacgacgaatttgcgacgatatgtaatcttatatatacacccgagcgctcactctttctttcctctctacttcctctctacttcctctccatttcgtagcaatggtaagcctctctgattcctctctaatttggttagtttaggatagattaggtggtaagtatagggaatttagataggtttgcggattttatgttatttagtgttgattaggtggataatgttgggaaatatattgttgatgttaatt
This genomic stretch from Brassica napus cultivar Da-Ae chromosome C9, Da-Ae, whole genome shotgun sequence harbors:
- the BNAC09G07050D gene encoding uncharacterized protein At5g65660, which encodes MENTQENSPPHMDASRPSLGFPLGTALLLIIIFSLSGIFSCCYHWDKHRSLRRSLANASGHPSAASADIESSPFKPRLPFPDLKKNQNLSVTVLMPGDNTPKFIALPCPCAPPRPEKLTVSAQSPPHSPPVKPPLFPVPLY